One window of Anaerolineae bacterium genomic DNA carries:
- a CDS encoding DAK2 domain-containing protein: MSNNDIAREAQPDSTAASGTAVAGGPDWKTCDGQQFKAMVQTSLAWLNHHIPMINALNVFPVPDGDTGTNMYLTLESAWQEIAGRTERSVAPIIEALAHGALMGARGNSGVILSQIFRGMAQALHDADLLDNNLLARALQQATATAYKAVIRPVEGTILTVVRRAAEASALAAETADDLRDMMALVVEAARKAVEETPSLLPVLAEAGVVDAGGQGLYIILEGMLRYLRGESLQAPAETRGEEVILHHPEGPEEGYGYDVQFILTGENLDVERIRADIDAMGVSTLVVGDSRTVKVHVHTPEPGTPLNYAARLGSLSRVIVENMQEQYEEFRGAGRAAVPPPTPVPFQSVAPQPPAPALVSEIGIVAVVPGEGLAKVFQSLGTSAIVPGGQTMNPSTEELLSAVESLPHKKIIILPNNKNVILTAQQAQNLSDRQIRVVPSKNIPQGISALLAFNYQSDLDTNVELMTEALHSIQAAEVTRAVRSVKINGLQVEEGQYIGLLNGDLVSAGENLTDVVLSLLEKMGAQDLEIITLYYGEGVSAEEARALADLIAERYPDQEIEVVEGGQPHYPYIISGE; the protein is encoded by the coding sequence TTGAGCAATAACGATATCGCCCGCGAAGCACAACCTGATTCTACAGCGGCCAGCGGAACCGCGGTCGCCGGCGGTCCCGACTGGAAGACCTGTGACGGCCAGCAGTTCAAAGCCATGGTTCAGACGAGCCTGGCATGGCTGAACCATCATATCCCCATGATCAACGCCCTGAACGTGTTCCCTGTGCCGGATGGGGACACGGGCACCAATATGTACCTGACGCTGGAGTCTGCCTGGCAGGAGATCGCCGGCCGGACCGAACGCTCGGTAGCCCCCATTATCGAGGCCCTGGCGCATGGTGCACTGATGGGCGCACGCGGCAACTCCGGCGTCATCCTCTCCCAGATCTTTCGCGGCATGGCCCAGGCTCTCCATGACGCCGACCTGTTGGACAACAACCTGCTGGCGCGTGCGCTTCAGCAGGCGACCGCCACGGCGTATAAGGCGGTCATCCGGCCGGTGGAAGGGACGATTCTGACCGTGGTGCGGCGGGCGGCGGAGGCCAGCGCCCTGGCCGCAGAGACGGCCGATGATCTGCGGGATATGATGGCGCTGGTGGTGGAGGCCGCCCGCAAAGCGGTGGAGGAAACGCCCTCGCTTCTGCCCGTGCTGGCGGAGGCCGGCGTGGTGGACGCCGGCGGCCAAGGCCTGTACATCATCCTGGAGGGCATGCTCCGCTACCTGCGCGGTGAAAGCCTACAGGCGCCAGCAGAAACAAGGGGGGAGGAGGTGATCTTACACCATCCGGAAGGCCCGGAAGAAGGGTATGGGTACGACGTACAGTTCATCCTTACCGGCGAGAACCTCGACGTGGAGCGCATCCGCGCCGACATTGATGCTATGGGTGTCTCCACCCTGGTGGTGGGCGACAGCCGCACCGTCAAGGTGCATGTGCACACGCCGGAGCCGGGCACGCCGCTGAACTACGCCGCTCGCCTGGGTTCGTTGAGCCGCGTCATTGTGGAGAACATGCAGGAGCAGTACGAGGAATTCCGCGGCGCCGGCCGCGCCGCCGTGCCTCCTCCCACGCCAGTGCCCTTCCAGTCCGTCGCGCCCCAACCTCCCGCGCCGGCGCTGGTCTCCGAAATCGGCATCGTCGCGGTGGTGCCGGGCGAGGGCCTGGCCAAGGTCTTCCAAAGCCTGGGCACCTCCGCCATCGTGCCGGGCGGCCAAACCATGAACCCCAGCACCGAGGAGCTGTTGAGCGCCGTCGAGAGCCTCCCGCACAAGAAAATCATCATCCTGCCCAACAACAAGAATGTGATCCTGACAGCCCAACAGGCGCAGAACCTTTCCGACCGTCAGATCCGTGTGGTGCCCAGCAAGAACATCCCGCAGGGCATCAGCGCCCTGCTGGCCTTCAACTATCAATCGGACCTGGACACCAATGTCGAGCTGATGACCGAGGCACTGCACAGCATCCAGGCTGCCGAGGTGACGCGGGCCGTCCGCTCCGTGAAGATCAACGGCCTGCAGGTGGAAGAGGGGCAGTACATTGGCTTGCTGAACGGCGATCTGGTGTCCGCCGGCGAGAACCTCACGGATGTCGTGCTGAGCCTGCTGGAGAAAATGGGCGCGCAAGACCTGGAGATTATCACCCTCTATTACGGCGAAGGGGTGAGCGCGGAGGAGGCCCGCGCCCTGGCGGACCTGATTGCCGAACGGTACCCTGACCAGGAAATCGAAGTGGTAGAGGGCGGCCAGCCGCATTACCCATACATTATCTCCGGCGAATAA
- a CDS encoding DegV family protein: MASRPVYVVTDAAVDLPAHSTHHLPIEVLPITVSFGSRSILHGREPDLETFYRLLRESRHSPTTAAPTPAYTAERYAALLDQGYDILSIHLASSFSTTALQCARLAEELDSRRIVVVDSGQMSAGLGLMVVSCARAAAAGEPLARLEQMARAMVPRVRLAGALQSLDHVRRSGRVPGLPAAVGEFLHIKPLFEVYRGQVTLLGFSRTVRQATRRLVELVREWGPIQEMAVIHADNAGWASELVESLAEFRPSIPTIMDAGPTIVSHVGPGAVGVAALLAN; this comes from the coding sequence TTGGCCTCTCGTCCCGTCTACGTGGTGACCGATGCCGCTGTTGACCTGCCGGCGCACAGCACACATCATCTTCCGATTGAGGTCCTGCCGATCACCGTCTCTTTCGGTTCCCGCTCCATCCTGCACGGCCGGGAGCCGGATCTCGAGACCTTCTACCGTTTGCTCCGGGAGAGCCGGCACTCTCCCACCACCGCCGCACCCACGCCGGCGTATACCGCCGAACGGTATGCCGCCCTCCTCGACCAGGGCTATGATATCCTCTCCATTCATCTCGCATCCTCCTTCAGCACCACCGCCCTGCAGTGCGCCCGCTTGGCGGAGGAGCTGGACAGCCGGCGCATCGTGGTGGTGGACAGCGGGCAGATGTCCGCCGGGCTGGGGCTGATGGTGGTGAGCTGTGCGCGGGCCGCGGCGGCCGGCGAGCCGCTGGCGCGCCTGGAACAGATGGCGCGTGCGATGGTGCCGCGGGTGCGGCTGGCCGGCGCCCTGCAGTCCCTCGACCATGTGCGGCGCAGTGGGCGTGTCCCCGGCCTGCCGGCGGCGGTGGGCGAATTTCTGCACATCAAGCCCCTGTTCGAGGTATATCGCGGCCAGGTGACCCTGCTCGGCTTCAGCCGCACCGTGCGCCAGGCCACCAGGCGTCTGGTGGAACTGGTGCGGGAATGGGGACCAATCCAGGAGATGGCGGTCATCCACGCCGACAATGCCGGCTGGGCGTCGGAGCTGGTCGAGTCTCTCGCGGAGTTCCGCCCCTCCATCCCCACCATCATGGACGCCGGCCCGACCATCGTTTCCCACGTGGGCCCAGGCGCAGTAGGAGTGGCAGCGCTTCTTGCCAATTGA
- a CDS encoding DegV family protein, producing the protein MSDREIGIVTDSAADLPPALARQWDITVIPCLISFGSETYRDEVELPRQAFYQRLRAAKILPTTSAPSVGTFIEAYRELGRRTRTIISIHVASALTNIYNVARLAAESLPELNIHLVDSRQVSMCTGMLALTAARLADEGVSAGDIIARLQELLPRLRLVAALDTLEYLHRGGRVSWVASMLGSLIDLKLVVELKDASLRLLDKVRGRRKSLQRMIQHVLASGPLERVALLHTDAPEDAAEVRRLFAPYAPLAGIIETEAGATIGTHAGPGAVGFCILTR; encoded by the coding sequence GTGAGCGATCGAGAGATAGGTATCGTGACGGACAGCGCCGCGGATCTGCCGCCGGCGCTGGCCCGTCAGTGGGACATCACCGTGATCCCCTGCCTCATCTCCTTTGGCAGTGAAACCTATCGGGATGAGGTGGAACTGCCGCGCCAGGCCTTTTACCAGCGCCTGCGCGCCGCCAAAATCCTTCCCACCACCTCCGCGCCTTCGGTGGGGACCTTCATCGAGGCATACCGGGAGCTGGGCCGGCGCACCCGCACCATCATCTCCATCCACGTGGCCTCCGCCCTCACGAATATTTACAACGTCGCCCGCCTGGCCGCCGAAAGCCTGCCGGAACTGAACATCCATCTGGTGGATTCCCGTCAGGTCTCCATGTGCACGGGAATGCTGGCGCTGACCGCCGCCCGGCTGGCCGATGAAGGCGTGTCCGCGGGGGATATCATCGCCCGACTGCAGGAACTGCTCCCCCGTCTGCGGCTGGTGGCGGCGCTGGATACCCTGGAGTACCTGCATCGCGGCGGCCGCGTGAGCTGGGTGGCCTCGATGCTCGGCAGTCTGATTGACCTAAAGCTGGTGGTAGAGCTGAAGGACGCCAGCCTGCGCCTGCTGGACAAGGTGCGCGGCCGGCGCAAATCGCTCCAGCGCATGATCCAGCATGTCCTGGCAAGCGGCCCCCTGGAGCGGGTGGCGCTTCTGCATACCGACGCGCCCGAAGATGCGGCGGAGGTCCGCCGGCTTTTCGCGCCGTATGCCCCGCTTGCCGGCATTATTGAGACCGAGGCCGGCGCCACCATCGGCACCCACGCCGGCCCTGGTGCGGTGGGGTTCTGCATTCTCACCCGTTGA
- the recG gene encoding ATP-dependent DNA helicase RecG, protein MQSAIVKLIKILNLERDMGYMNRAVIGGLDKFAPHWREEALSQASTDAARSAIEGICDVLRAYSSLETTAQKAECVEDLLARLKALEAGAAPAPPPVPQAPAEPEERLEEKGPVSAPPLAKPGVTAAPAEPPPAVPKPEEPPAAPPAPAGARSAALEAEVTTLPRVGQMQAKRLEKLGIRTIEDLLYHFPRRYDDYSRLKLIHQLRPGDEVTVLANVRQTTLRQLDGGRTIIKCIVTDGTGQLELTWFNQPFLEKRLAPGTSIVVSGRVEQFLGRLTMNSPEWEPLDKEHIHTGRMVPVYPLTEGVTNRWLRRLINKVVETWADRVEDFLPEEMRRRLELYDLGTALREVHFPASEESLAQARRRLAFDELFLLQVGVLRLRQAWRRQTGQPLPTDRPALEQFLASLPFTLTGAQQRALDEILRDMAQPVPMNRLLQGDVGSGKTVIAAAAALVAARGGFQTAVMVPTEILAHQHYARFQSLLGQMMVPANGQERPLRVRLLVGSMPPAEKRQVYDEAAAGEVDVIVGTHALIQENVQFARLALVIIDEQHRFGVSQRGALRQKGYSPHMLVMTATPIPRTLSLTLYGDLDLSIIDELPPGRQPIKTYIVTNRERERAYQFVRSQVAEGHQAFIICPLVEESENIEARAAVAEYERLSREVFPNLRLGLLHGRMPAEEKEEVMRRFSAGELDILVSTAVVEVGIDVPNATVMLIEGADRFGMAQLHQFRGRVGRGNAPSYCLLLTENTSEDAWERLRAVAESQDGFALAEKDLELRGPGEFFGTRQSGLPDLRMASLADIHLLELARREAYQLLEQDPELSRPEHQALRRRVERAWAQRRTDIS, encoded by the coding sequence ATGCAAAGCGCTATCGTCAAACTCATCAAAATCCTGAACCTCGAACGCGATATGGGATACATGAACCGCGCCGTGATCGGCGGCCTGGACAAGTTCGCGCCCCACTGGCGCGAGGAGGCGCTGTCCCAGGCGAGCACGGACGCGGCCCGTTCTGCCATTGAGGGAATATGTGACGTACTGCGCGCGTACTCCTCGCTGGAGACCACCGCGCAGAAGGCAGAATGCGTTGAAGACCTGCTGGCGCGCCTGAAGGCGCTGGAGGCCGGCGCGGCTCCTGCCCCGCCGCCAGTCCCGCAAGCCCCGGCCGAACCCGAGGAAAGACTCGAGGAAAAAGGGCCGGTCAGCGCACCGCCGCTCGCCAAACCCGGCGTCACCGCCGCGCCGGCGGAGCCCCCGCCCGCCGTCCCGAAACCGGAGGAGCCACCTGCCGCGCCGCCGGCGCCGGCCGGCGCGCGCTCGGCCGCGCTGGAGGCGGAGGTGACAACCCTGCCGCGCGTGGGACAGATGCAGGCCAAGCGGCTGGAGAAGCTGGGCATCCGCACTATCGAGGACCTGCTCTATCATTTCCCGCGCCGCTATGACGATTACAGCCGGCTCAAGCTCATCCACCAACTACGCCCCGGCGATGAGGTGACGGTACTGGCGAACGTGCGCCAGACCACCCTACGTCAGCTCGACGGCGGCCGCACTATCATCAAATGCATTGTGACGGACGGCACCGGCCAGCTTGAGCTGACCTGGTTCAACCAGCCTTTCCTGGAGAAGCGGCTGGCGCCGGGGACCTCCATCGTGGTCAGCGGGCGGGTGGAGCAGTTCCTAGGCCGGCTGACCATGAACTCGCCGGAATGGGAGCCGCTGGACAAGGAACATATTCACACCGGCCGCATGGTGCCGGTCTATCCCCTGACCGAGGGGGTGACCAACCGCTGGCTGCGCCGGCTCATCAACAAGGTCGTCGAGACCTGGGCGGATCGGGTCGAGGACTTCCTGCCCGAAGAGATGCGCCGGCGTCTGGAGCTGTACGACCTGGGCACGGCCCTGCGCGAGGTGCATTTCCCCGCCAGCGAAGAATCACTGGCGCAGGCGCGCCGGCGGCTGGCTTTCGACGAGCTGTTCCTCCTGCAGGTGGGCGTCCTGCGCCTGCGGCAGGCATGGCGCCGGCAGACCGGCCAACCCCTTCCGACAGACCGGCCGGCGCTGGAGCAGTTCCTGGCCTCGCTCCCCTTCACACTCACCGGGGCACAACAGCGCGCCCTGGACGAAATCCTGCGCGACATGGCCCAACCGGTGCCGATGAACCGGCTCCTGCAGGGGGATGTCGGCTCGGGGAAGACGGTGATCGCTGCCGCGGCCGCGCTGGTGGCCGCCCGTGGTGGGTTCCAGACAGCGGTGATGGTGCCGACGGAGATCCTGGCGCACCAACATTACGCGCGCTTCCAGTCCCTGCTGGGGCAGATGATGGTGCCGGCAAACGGCCAGGAACGCCCGCTCCGGGTGCGCCTGTTAGTGGGAAGCATGCCGCCGGCGGAAAAGCGCCAGGTGTATGACGAGGCGGCCGCCGGCGAAGTGGATGTCATCGTGGGTACCCATGCCCTCATCCAGGAGAACGTGCAGTTCGCCCGCCTGGCGCTGGTCATCATTGATGAACAGCACCGCTTCGGCGTTTCCCAGCGCGGCGCCCTGCGCCAGAAGGGGTACAGCCCGCATATGCTGGTGATGACCGCTACGCCCATCCCGCGCACCCTTTCGCTGACCCTGTACGGGGACCTGGACCTGTCCATCATTGACGAACTGCCGCCCGGCCGCCAACCCATCAAGACCTATATCGTCACCAATCGCGAGCGAGAGCGCGCCTATCAGTTCGTGCGCTCCCAGGTGGCGGAAGGGCATCAGGCGTTCATCATTTGTCCGCTGGTGGAAGAGTCGGAGAACATTGAGGCGCGGGCGGCGGTCGCCGAGTATGAGCGCCTTAGCAGAGAGGTGTTTCCCAACCTGCGTCTGGGGCTTCTGCACGGCCGCATGCCGGCCGAGGAGAAAGAGGAGGTGATGCGGCGGTTCAGCGCCGGCGAGCTGGACATCCTGGTCTCCACCGCCGTAGTCGAGGTGGGCATTGACGTGCCCAATGCCACGGTGATGCTCATCGAGGGCGCGGACCGTTTCGGTATGGCACAGTTGCATCAGTTCCGCGGGCGCGTGGGCCGTGGCAACGCGCCGTCGTACTGCCTGCTGTTGACGGAGAACACCAGCGAGGACGCCTGGGAACGCCTGCGGGCGGTGGCGGAATCGCAGGACGGCTTTGCCCTGGCAGAGAAGGACCTGGAACTGCGGGGGCCGGGCGAGTTCTTCGGCACGCGGCAGAGCGGCCTGCCCGATCTGCGCATGGCCAGCCTGGCCGACATCCACCTGCTGGAGCTAGCGCGGCGCGAGGCGTATCAACTGCTGGAGCAGGACCCGGAACTGAGCCGGCCGGAGCATCAGGCCCTGCGCCGGCGGGTCGAACGGGCCTGGGCACAGCGGCGAACGGATATCAGTTGA
- a CDS encoding Asp23/Gls24 family envelope stress response protein, with protein sequence MSKAEVAGHIHVSPQAIATLASMAVMQTYGVVGVTNKNLAGDLAEILQKDSWRRGVEVHMHGKEIVIDLYVVLEYGVRFSEVAHNIMSNVKYTVERALGVPIRAVNVHIQGVRMSSK encoded by the coding sequence ATGTCCAAAGCTGAAGTCGCAGGTCATATCCATGTCTCGCCGCAGGCCATCGCCACGCTGGCGAGCATGGCCGTCATGCAGACCTATGGCGTCGTCGGAGTCACCAACAAGAACCTGGCCGGCGACCTGGCCGAAATCTTGCAGAAGGACAGTTGGCGCCGCGGCGTCGAGGTCCATATGCACGGCAAAGAGATCGTCATTGACCTGTACGTCGTGTTAGAGTACGGCGTCCGCTTTTCCGAAGTGGCGCATAATATCATGAGCAATGTGAAATATACGGTGGAAAGAGCCCTGGGCGTACCCATCCGAGCGGTAAACGTGCACATCCAGGGCGTCCGCATGAGCAGTAAATAG
- a CDS encoding DegV family protein translates to MPKIRIVTDSAVLLDPKSQRELDITIMPLTIRLGNETFREGVDISAQQFLERLRQPGAYPRIEPPAAGDFIRLYESLGAQGDIILSLHHSRRLSKTVRAAEEAAASLVGRQKVEVIDTESISYGQGILVRAAARAAAAGEDLASIIRLVRGMIPRVYAIFFSDTLDYLEHTGRIGPAQSILGTMLQIKPILVMEDGEIIPMEKVRSHEEAVEKLYEFIAEFSEVEELVILRNPYFNNVPLLLERLKELFPRQNIPVYTYGPSLAAHIGPYAVGAVIYEGL, encoded by the coding sequence ATGCCGAAGATACGTATTGTCACGGACAGCGCCGTGCTGTTGGACCCCAAATCGCAGCGCGAACTGGATATCACGATCATGCCGCTGACCATCCGCCTCGGGAACGAGACATTTCGCGAGGGGGTGGATATCAGCGCCCAGCAGTTCCTGGAGCGACTGCGACAGCCGGGAGCCTATCCCCGCATCGAGCCGCCGGCCGCCGGCGACTTCATCCGCCTGTACGAATCCCTCGGCGCCCAGGGGGATATCATCCTTTCCCTGCATCATTCGCGCCGCCTGAGCAAGACCGTGCGCGCCGCCGAGGAGGCGGCCGCATCGCTGGTAGGCCGGCAGAAGGTGGAGGTCATTGATACCGAATCCATCTCCTACGGCCAGGGCATTCTGGTGCGCGCCGCGGCGCGTGCCGCGGCCGCCGGCGAGGACCTGGCCAGCATCATCCGCTTGGTGCGCGGCATGATCCCGCGCGTGTACGCCATCTTCTTCTCCGACACGCTGGACTATCTGGAGCACACCGGCCGCATCGGGCCGGCGCAGTCCATCCTCGGCACCATGCTCCAGATCAAGCCCATCCTGGTGATGGAGGACGGGGAGATCATCCCCATGGAGAAGGTCCGCTCCCACGAGGAAGCGGTGGAGAAGCTCTACGAATTCATCGCCGAATTCTCCGAGGTCGAGGAGCTGGTGATCCTGCGCAATCCCTATTTCAACAATGTGCCGCTCCTGCTGGAGCGTTTGAAAGAGCTTTTCCCGAGGCAGAACATCCCGGTCTATACCTACGGCCCATCGCTGGCGGCGCACATCGGGCCGTACGCGGTGGGGGCAGTGATATACGAGGGCCTGTAG